The sequence below is a genomic window from Nicotiana tomentosiformis chromosome 6, ASM39032v3, whole genome shotgun sequence.
TTTGAGTTCTCGTTCCTGGTCAAAAAGTGGAAGTGAGCATCGACTTTCTTTTATAGGAGTACTCTTTATCGACCACCTTAGCCAAATTAGGGCAAGTCTCTTTCATAGAGCAATTTCACTTTATGTGAGATACAACTACTCATACTTGGTCTGAGAGTGGTCTTTTTGTGCCAAATCGCATGCTCCAGTTGAGGGGAGGGCCTAAGATAAAATTGCTCCCAACTGCCTACCAAATTAGGTGATTTAAAATGAAAATTAATTTGGTAGGGGAATGAAAACCTCTAGTTATAGAAAGCAAATCTGCCCCCAACATTAAACgacaaaagaaagaaaggaataaaaattaaaaattaatagcAAACCAAGTTTGAATTGTTTCGTATGTGGAATCTTTTCTTCCACAAATTGTTTCTCTACGAGggaaaaaattataataaaggAAGGAAGGAGAATGAATAGGAAGAAATTCATATAGTCTGCCTATGCATATTGTTGTTTTGTAGGGTAACATAGCATAAATAGAGAGAGTAAGGGGAGGGAAAGAGAGACTAAAACTTCACTTTGCTACGTACAACAAACACTTGAATAGAACATAAAGGgcaggaaaaaagaaaaacaaagtgGTGCAATCTACCAAAAAGCTGCTATAAGCATTAGATATTGTACTGGCTTTAGCGAAGACAATCAGAACAACCACCATCTCCTTCGTCCATGCTTTTTCTGCACCAATTTAGCAATGACTTAATAAAGCTAATGTATTCTTAGACACCCTTTACATATCGTTGGAAATGTAGCAAAGGGAAAGAAGACAAAAGTACCTTTTGATCCTGATTCCTTTCAGACTCCATAATGATAGGCTGAGGAAGTACAGTATTGTCAATATTCTGAATGTATGGCCGGACCTTCTCCTCCATCATTTTGTTAAGCTGAGATATGAACAGATGAGAGAACATATCAGCAACTAAAATCAGCTACATAAATGTTTCTAGTTGTACGAAGATACAGGAAAAATATATCAAACAATTGTAAGTTCAATCAACTTGCAGAGACCAGCTACGCATACGAAAAACATGTATCCAGGCATTGCCGGTCATCTGCATTCCAGAAATACGACTTTAAAGGACTGCATGTCCTAGATTGCTCTCAAAATTGTTTTCATGAATTTCAAGAATTTACAACCACCCAGTGGAAtcacacaagtggggtctggggagggtagcgtgtacgcagaccttacccctaccttgtgagggtggagatgttgtttccaatagacccttggCTCGAGGAACAATGCATATTTCAAGAATTTACAGATTACAgttaataactctgaaggagatagTCGAGACTTTTCAGCTAGAAAATCATTTAGTTAAGGTGCAACTTTATGATATGCTGTAACATTCTGCCCTACAAGTTGTGTTGGAGACTGTTTTcataaacttaaaatttcaaatacTTTTAGAAGAGTATGCTATGAGACTTTTCTAGGAttagtaaaaaataaatttaatagaAGAACATCCCACCTGGGAAAGGAGTCATTTATTGAGGCAAAAGATATATTGACTATCACGCAAATGCTTAACCAGTTCATTGAAGGGACATGCTAATTTCTAGCCACCATAAGAATGCAAATTTGTACTTCAGTACAGCCACTATGTAAAACGATGGACCAAGCATACTTCACAAAGTCGGCAAAGACCAAAGAAGCCACAGGAAGTGGGACAACAAAGCAGAGGGGCATAATCACATACATCTAATATGGAACTTCAAAGTTATTTTACGAAACTAGGGCCGTTTATCTAATATGGAACttatattattttacaaaactGGGGCCGTACATCCAAATAAGGTTTTCCCTTCTGTGACAGAACAACAATGCCAAAAGCTTTCTATCGTAGTAGCTTTTTTTGAAATGGTCAGTATTGCTTTCCATTGTAGCAGTTATACCAGTAAAATTGTTGGGAAAATTAAAGTGTGCATGTTTATGGGAAAAGGCCAAATTTGTCTAGATTGAACAGGGTGAAAAAAGAATCAGTAACCTCCATGTTCAACCTATTTTCCTTTATATCTCAAGAAAGGACAATACATGCAAATTGCTATATTGGTATGTCACTGTAACCATGCTCAAGCATAAAGTTCAACAAAACTCTAAGATGGCCAACCTTTTCTTCTCTCCACTTTGCTTCCCACTGAGCATCCAGCATCTTTTCGGCAATTTCTCTTTGGGCATTAAGAAGAACTGTCATCTCATATAGTTTTTTTGGATCTTTGAGGTCCTCTTCACTCCAAGAAGACGTGTCTAGTGGAAGGTTCAACTCCTGCCAATGTTTGTATCACTCCatatgaataagaaaaataaaaacaataatagaagaACAAGAGAATTTTCCCATAAATCAATTACTACTTACTTAAGCTATTGCTATAGAGGAATTTAAAAACAGACATAGGATAGCAGATAGAAGGAGAGCTTTCTCTATCTTTTAGTTGCAATCTATAAAATGATTTGTCGCAAaaacaaatcatctatttgtACAAcagtaatttattaaataatccAAGATAAACTTCTACtccccgtttcaatttagatgacacactttccttattaatccgttccaaaaagaattacacatttctatatttagaaataatttaaatttaaacttTTCATTCTACCcactttacccttaatgagaagcttttatagccacacaaatatcatggccCCACTAAGCTTTTGTCCCTTAAACTTTTAGCACATGTTTCAAaggtcttcttcttttttttttcctaaacTTTGTGTCAATTCAAACTacattgtttaaattgaaatggagggagtaacaTCTTTCCAAAATTTTACTTCATCATTTAGATAGGTTGCTGGTTAGCCAAAAAGGGTATCCAGAAATTAGCAGGCATTTGAACAAAATATAACCAGAAATAGTTGAAAATTTTAGTGAGGATAACACACACCCCCCACTTTTGAGGACGCGGTGGAGGGTCAAGCTTCATGACTTCTGCCTCCAGAGCTTTCTTGGCCTTGAAGTAAGGAATGTTCTTCACAATAACAGGATCTTCCCTAGCTCGGCTGGGGTCAATAGAGATCAAGGCCTGTAAAGATAATATAGTCAAGAAAATTGATCTGAACATTATCAAGACATATTTACCCCAAGAAATGTGTCATACATCTTGCAAATACTCCCATCCAGGTTTTCTCTTGGCCACCACATCTCGAAGTTGATCATATCGCATAGATTCCTGGAATGCAATAAGACTACATAAGCCATTAACGAAATCTTGGCTCCTTGTCAATATGCTAATTCCGCAAGACTACCACAAATTTTGAACTTCATTAATAATCATAGACAACAACTGTTAAGTCATCTTCTTCAATGAGTTTAAGAGTCCATATAGCTTTTCTCTGGATTCTGTCACAGCTCAATTGCTCATAAAACTCTATGGTGAGACTCCTCCATAGAGAATTAGGATAATTTATCCTTAAAGAAgggaagaaaaagagaagaagaacAAAGAAGTCAACAAAAACATGTGATGACTTAAGACTTGAGTGTTGGATGTTTGTAAATAGAGCTGAATGGAGAAAACAAATTCCTGTATCTCAACCCAGCAATGGGATAAGGCTGACTAGTGACTTCAGTTGAAACTCTACTACGGTTAATCTTTGGTGAGAATTTTGTAATAAAATAATCATTTGAATAGAGTAACATAGATGAGTAAGGAACATGATATTTCTTACTAATACATCATTCTCCAATCCTTGAAGGAGTACGCTCAGATGAACATGTTTCCGCACAAAGAAAAAGAATATCAAGCATGCTTGAGGATGAAACTCAAATTATAGCGTCTACCACAGGCCATGGGTATTTAGCTACATGCACAAGTCCTAAATTCACAATCAGTTAGATAATGAACTCTTGATGTTTAAGTAGACTCTAAAACTTACTTTTGAtcattaaaaagagaaaaagagaaattGTATGATTTGCACTTGGAGACTTTGAGAAGATACTAGAGATTACTTTCAAGCTTATTGTAGAGTTCAGGACTTTCCTATGTATACTTTAGTGGACAAACTTCATTCTACCAATATAGTAAATAGTGCTTGACGTTTTTGCAAAGTAGCATAAGAAAGTGAGTTCTACAAGTTCTGTGTTATCCCTTCCAATTTTGCAGATATGATTTTTCTTTTGAACATTGGGGATATAGTTATAGCACATAGGGAGCGAGACTTGAGAAGAATGTAATCGTGTCTGTTGTATAGGCTTCCTTTTCCTTTCCTGTTTCAAACTGAGCAATAATAGCGCTCAAAATTTACATGCATTTAAGACTTTATCATGGCTCTGCAGAAAAGCTCAACATTATCAGAATAACAGAGCAATTCCGAATCATAAGGGAAAAGCGACGAAAATACTCTTGGACAACCATAAGATAAAGTAAACCTTATATTGCCACCAAATCTTCTGCTTGACATCATCATCATATTCAAATCCTCCCACTATCTGAGGCAAGGTAATCAGCCAAAATGCAGCAATGCTGGGGTCCTTCATACTATCAACAATATGCTGCAACAGTGAATAAGGGGTAAAATGTTACTTTTTTAAAAAGATTCTGAGAAGTGCCACATATCTACAACAGAGCAAGACACTTTGGTAAATAGTAGGGGTGGGCGTCGGTCGGTGCGGTGCGGTTTGCAAGAATTTCGCTTCGGTTTGTTCGGTGTTCGGTTATTGATGTGGTGCACCGACAACCGAACCAATATAACTTCGGTTGGTTCGGTGTTTGAAACTACGGTTTGGTTGGTTTTCGGTTTTTGTTCGGTCGGTTATAAGCTATCATATTTGGCTGTTTTTTTTACTGATTCTAACAATATATTTGAACATTGAACTTCAAAATATCAAGTTTCAAAACAATTATGGTAAAATCCAAGACAAAACCACAAGCAAACAATAAAAATAAGTCTGTAATCTTCCTATACATACGACCTTAAAAACATGGCATCATTCTCTGTAGTTTCCAAAGAAAGCATGGTATACAATTTTCGCGGACAACTGTAATCTATATACATCAAACTGCAGTGCACTGACGCAGACAGTAGCAATTTCACTAACGCTACAATAGCATATGTGTGCACCTTCAGTGGAATTGCAGACAACACTAGTATGTTCCAAACTTCCAATTAAACTACCTCCTCTCAAAATTCTGTGTAAAagatcaataatatattttccaGAAATGGCGTCTGACTACAAAGGAAGCAAAAAGCCAAAAACCAAAAATTCAAACATATAGAATAGTTCGGTTTTGCGGTTAACCGAACAACCAAGGAACCAAAACCGTAAACCGCACCGAACACCGAAATTTAAAAATTTGTAAACCGCACACCGACCGAATAACTGATTAAACCGAAAACCGAACAACCGAAATTTACGGTTCGGCCGGTTTTTTCGGTTCggccggtattatgcccacccctagtaaATAGGATGATCACTTCACTAGAGGAAGAAGAAGCTGATTTCCTTTACACCCCACAGAATAGAGAGATTTTCTCTATAAAAAATAGGAAGGAAAACATTCTACTTTATTTTCCTCTCCTTTCTGCACCTCCCCACTAAAGCATAAGATTCTTTAAAAAAGTGTTTTCAAGCAGTGATGTATGAGATCAAATAAGAAGCTTCATATCAAAGAAAGTTAGATGCAAGAGGAAATCCCCATATTATGGTAATCAGTAACTCATTGCAAGAACATGGAAATAGGGGTGACAAAATACTAGCCTCATAAGGATAATCCATCTTTCTCATGATATTATAAGCTTTCCAAGGGGGTTCCATAATCTGTAGCATTCAAATATAATACAGACATTAGAATGACTATAAATAAATCAAAACTGAAAGAAATGATAAAAAAAAGTTTTCCCTAGTGTTGAAATTCATGCCATCAAGAACCTCATCGGGAAAAAGGAGGGACAATTCTCATTTTATTTTCCATTCCTTTTTTTTTATCAAGTTTTGTTTTCCAATCTATCTATTTTTCCTTAGTCCAGAGTACAGAAAACTATTCCCAGTTCACCAGATTTGTAAGTTTTCTCCATGGATGCATTTTTGTGACTCATGCTGAATCCTTGTCTGCTTTACAGATAGCTTATATACTCCATTTCAGTGGCATTAACCAATATAGTGGAACAGATCTATGCCAGAGAAATCTTATAAGTAAACATCTATCAACTGTGAAGAAATCAACCACAGATGCCACTATCTTGTTCatatatgttattttattttagaggCACACAAAATGGATGAGCAAAACAAGTGGAATTTTGTCAAGATAAAACACTCTCCCACTTATGGAAGCAGACCTCGTGGCTGGTTGCAGGTTTTGTCTCTAATTCTTATCACAAATAGAAAAAGGATATGAAAGGGTCAAATGACCAGAAAACAAAAGAACAGGGAAATTGCATATGAGAAAGCAAACTGCACTTATATTCCAAGTTGGTCTAACACATTTAAGGTATCACACAGCGTATCTATGAAAGGAATGGATGAGGAAAGTGCACTCAAGAAATTTTGATAAGTAAAAAATCACTGCCTTAGAATTCCAAAATTGCACCCAATATAAGCATGATGTAAATTCTCAATTGTTTTCAAGAAGTGGAGAAGAAAAAGGAACATAGAACAGGGCAAAGTTGAATAGAACTCACATCATCTGCAGATATCCTGATTTGCAGCTTGTCTTTGCATTCCGGGCACTTCATCACCCCCTGCAGAATAAGTAGTATTGTCAGCAACACCAATTGCTTACGTTTCAAAAAGGTTTCTGAAGAACAGTTTTCACTTAAGACCAGGCAGAGGTGAATATGAAAGTAATGTGAAGCATAGGCATAAATGAAAACGGTGTATCTAAGAATCACATACAATTCCAAACTGAAAACATACTAGATGAAATGGGAGCATAATGCATCCTATATTTGCATTTTGAGATAGTATCATAACAGGCTCTCTTTAACCAGATTACTGAATAATAGGATAAGCTCCCAGCCAACTCAAGTGTTCTTAAGTTTCATCCAGCATATTTGAGGTGATATTAAAGCTCAAATCAGGTTACCAATAAATGTGTAGCTCTAGGTGATCTTAAAATTATCTCATAAGCTAGGGCTTAAGGTTCTTGAGCAGGATTCAAACCTATTTACCTAATATTGTACTTAGGCACTTAAGTCATCTTCAAAGTCCATACACCTAACTAACACACATTAACTTTTACCTAGTAAGGGCATGCAAAATACAGttaaaatcaaatgaaaatacATTTACACGTCTACATAACATAACTCACGTGAGCCAAGCCGCTTTCCGGTCAGGCTTGGCTTTACTTATTCAATAAGCCCTATTTTTCAAATTGGCTTGCTGTCGTGAATCAACCCTGTTCTATTACCCTACATTTAGGATACTTTCTCAAGCCAACAACTTGCTGGCATGACTCACTCACTTCATTTGCAGCAATTAAGAAGCTTGCTATTTTATGAGAACTCGAGAAGTTTCAAAACAGTTCTCACCGATCCATCACAATTTGGACATTCTTTAGATGGCAGCGGCAAGTGAAGGTCTACCGTGGAAGGAAGGTGCACCAACTCAGCTCTGTTATCAGCTATGGCATCTGCAATGGATTCAGCTGTTGCCTTCTCTCCCCTGCGGAGTAGTTTGGAACCTTTAGATAGACATAATTACTCAGTGTGTTTGACATTTTCTTCCTGTATTTCCAGGGAGAGGGTGGAATTGCACAACTAAGATGATAAACAACCACTTAAGACAAGAAAAAGGCAGTGTTCAATACACAACATCACAATGGTGACGCAGCTAGCTACCAACTGCAATTAACTAGCTGCGTCATTGCCAAATCCGAGATAACAAAAGCTGAAGACTAGAATTATCAAAAAAAGTCACATAGGACAGTGGCAGGGGAAAATAAAGGGAAGATAGCAGATTGGTGTATCTTCTATACAGTTTAGACTATGATAAAGGCCATTGCAATAATATTCTAAGAATTAGATTAACTATATTATTGAACAGGAATTGTTTTTAACAGAAAAAGTAAAATCCATCAGTGATAACCTACCTTTTCAATGTATAGTTTTTCACTTGATAATGCACCTTGCCTGACCCTTTGCACATTGTGCATCGCAATGCCTGCCATCCGTTACATGTCCGACAGTCCCTGCAGTTAATGAACCAAGCATCTTCTTTTAACTAAACATACTGTCACCTTCTATAACAAGACATGCCAATCGACTTTTCATTTGACGTATCTTGGCTGCCCATCAGTAGGGAAAAATAAGATGCTCTCTGGCTTTTCGCTTGATTCGTGATTACAACATCAGCTTTTGCATAAAGACATAGAGACCACTAATGAGCAAAGAGAACAAATGTTTTATATCTATCAAACTCTTTAGTCCAGTGGGAATTAAAACCAATGTTGTCAAAGGCGAAAAGCTCTACAAGTCTAAGGGGGTTTTAAGCGCAAAGAGAAATTATAAGTGTGAACTTTCGTTTTAAAAAGAAGACGCAATGAAggataaatataaaattatatatgtaattgaaaaaaaataacaAGTTCATTCATAACGTTCTCCTTAACAACTAATACACCTCTTTGCTGATTATATTTGTTGTTTAGTACCACTTAATTCAAGATAGAAATCATTGGCAATGAGGCTGACACCTTAGTGCCTTGCCTACACTAAAGTGCAGCTTAACCGACACGAAGCGCCCTCTCTCAGCTTTTCTGAGCTTCATGGCTTAAGCACGCCCTAAatgagcctttgacaacactTATAAAACATGGATTCACTCACTAACACTGAAAAAATCTGAGCATCCAAACCCAAACCTTAAAATAATGGATGGAGTGGTCCAGGACCTTTATATAAATCCTTCCATGCCCTTCACAGACAAAACTTTTGACATGGACcattaattaatttcattatttcaccaaaaaaaaaaaacatacttCACATTCAGAAATATAATTTCTAACAAAAAGAAGCATGAGCTGAGATTATAAGGAGGGCACCTCTGGCAGAGCACCTTCTTTCCTAGCTCCATCGCAATATCATAAGTACCCACAGTAGCTACCACCTGCAATAAATCAACCAAATATCCTGTGAGCAAAAACCTTATCCAACTAACACTTTCAGCCCAAAAATCCTATTAATTGCAGTCCATGGCCTCTCTATGACATATTAACAAACACTTGAAGACCCAGTTCAGAAAAAGCTCAAAATTACACTTTCCCATTCACGGGCATCTCTGAATATGCTAACAATTCAAACTTTCCAATTCATGGCCTCTCAGTGACATATAAACAAACATTTAACGATCCAATTCAGAAAAAAATTGCTGACAACTAGACTTTCACATTAATGGCCTCTCAGTGACATATAAACAAACAGCTAATGACCCAATTCAGAAAAAATTACTTACAATTATAGTTCCCTATAGTGTCCTCTCAGTGACATACGAACATAAATTTGGATACACAGTTCAGGGAACTCTAACAAATTAATTTTCCAATTCATGGTCTCTCAGTGGCATTTTAACAAGCATACGAcccaattataaaaaataaaataaaatgcttACAAAGATGGCAGAATAAGAGAGCTTAGAGATGAACTCGGGTACGCCGAAGCCCCTAGGGGCGGAGCCAGCAATGTCATAAGCAAGAGTGAAAGGGGAGAGAACGAGTTTTATAGGGAATTCGAATATGTCAATGAGTTGCTGTCCATAGCGGTTAGTGAAGTGCTTGTACTGAAGGTCTGTGAATTGCTTCAAATTCTTCAGTAGCTTATCAGTCCCTCGCGACATTgcgaaggaggagaagaagaagtagAGGGGGGGATAGCCGAAGTTTGTCTTGCTTTATCTgttcctttttttcctttttttcttcttttcttctcttggTTTGGTTTAGAGACGTTTAATGTAAGGATTAATAATGTATAGCTAATAAAAATCGGAATTAATAATCCAAAGATTATAATAaaagtactatatatatatatataggggttAAAATATGGGTTTTGTTAACTTTAAAAAAAAGAATTGTTTAGTAAATGAGGATTATTGTGGTCACTAAGAACCTATTTGACTAAGCTTCTAGAAGGCCAAACATATTTTATTCCCCCaaaagagtatttttttttttaatttaagctGTTTGGCCAATACAAAGAAGTACTTTTGGCCAGCAGCAGAAATagtttttct
It includes:
- the LOC104116259 gene encoding uncharacterized protein; this encodes MSRGTDKLLKNLKQFTDLQYKHFTNRYGQQLIDIFEFPIKLVLSPFTLAYDIAGSAPRGFGVPEFISKLSYSAIFVVATVGTYDIAMELGKKVLCQRDCRTCNGWQALRCTMCKGSGKVHYQVKNYTLKRGEKATAESIADAIADNRAELVHLPSTVDLHLPLPSKECPNCDGSGVMKCPECKDKLQIRISADDIMEPPWKAYNIMRKMDYPYEHIVDSMKDPSIAAFWLITLPQIVGGFEYDDDVKQKIWWQYKESMRYDQLRDVVAKRKPGWEYLQDALISIDPSRAREDPVIVKNIPYFKAKKALEAEVMKLDPPPRPQKWGELNLPLDTSSWSEEDLKDPKKLYEMTVLLNAQREIAEKMLDAQWEAKWREEKLNKMMEEKVRPYIQNIDNTVLPQPIIMESERNQDQKKKHGRRRWWLF